From Candidatus Obscuribacterales bacterium, a single genomic window includes:
- a CDS encoding carbohydrate ABC transporter permease, giving the protein MPEELCPVSSDPKDGMETSWFVRWMQSQAIAWLTVVGLGLGALLVLAPLGVMLLISFQGEGAESVSFAGRSWSWTSYRLAWQQGHFLLSFANSTLVALAVTLLQVLTSTLAGYAIARFQFRGRRLLLLAIVTTLVIPFQLLVIPVFMVLTWGHLINTYAALILPTAASGFGIFWMRQCFQSLPIDLEEAAMLDGATRWQVLWRVVFPLARPAVVTLVLLTFIGEWNDLFKPLVFTTRPELRTVQLALAEFQEQFTSSWSLLMAAVAIATLPVVLLFLIGQRQF; this is encoded by the coding sequence ATGCCCGAAGAGTTGTGCCCGGTGAGTAGTGATCCAAAGGATGGGATGGAGACATCCTGGTTTGTTCGGTGGATGCAATCACAGGCGATCGCTTGGCTGACGGTGGTCGGTCTTGGTTTGGGGGCGCTGCTAGTGCTGGCTCCCCTGGGCGTCATGCTGCTCATCTCGTTCCAGGGGGAGGGGGCAGAATCGGTGTCCTTTGCTGGGCGATCGTGGTCATGGACATCCTATCGGCTGGCTTGGCAGCAGGGACATTTCCTGCTGAGTTTTGCTAACTCCACCCTGGTGGCCTTAGCGGTCACCCTACTGCAGGTGTTGACCTCAACTCTGGCGGGGTATGCGATCGCTCGTTTCCAGTTTCGCGGCCGTCGGCTCTTGCTCTTGGCGATCGTGACAACCCTGGTGATTCCGTTCCAGCTTTTGGTGATTCCAGTCTTCATGGTGCTCACTTGGGGGCATTTGATCAATACCTACGCGGCGCTGATTTTGCCAACGGCGGCTAGTGGATTTGGTATTTTTTGGATGCGGCAATGTTTTCAGTCTCTGCCGATCGATTTGGAAGAAGCCGCGATGCTAGATGGGGCCACGCGCTGGCAGGTGCTGTGGCGAGTGGTGTTTCCCTTAGCCCGTCCGGCGGTAGTGACCCTAGTTCTACTCACCTTCATTGGCGAATGGAACGATCTATTTAAGCCGCTGGTGTTTACCACTCGTCCAGAACTACGCACCGTTCAGCTTGCCCTAGCCGAATTTCAGGAGCAGTTCACCAGTAGCTGGTCGCTGTTGATGGCAGCGGTGGCGATCGCAACTCTACCGGTTGTCCTGCTTTTTCTGATTGGCCAGCGTCAGTTTA